In Betaproteobacteria bacterium, the genomic window GTTGCCGATGCGGTTGGCCGGCACCTGGATCAGGTATTCGAAAAGGGCGATGCCCCAGGAGATCAGCGCTGCCACCCACCAGGGCTTCTCGTTGAGGTGCTTGAGATGGGCGTACCAGGCGAAGGTCATGAAGACGTTGGACAGCGCCAGCAGAATGACGGTCTGCCAGAGGACGGGGAGGTTCATAGGCGCGCGATGGACTGGAGCGCCACCGCCGGCAGCCAGGGCGGCGACGCTGCCGCGGCCGGGCAGGGCGAGGTCGGGGGCGATTTCGCCCAGGGGGGCGAGGACGA contains:
- a CDS encoding DMT family protein, which codes for MNLPVLWQTVILLALSNVFMTFAWYAHLKHLNEKPWWVAALISWGIALFEYLIQVPANRIGNTELSLAQLKILQEVITLTVFVPFVVFYMHQPLKLDYLWAALCMLGAIYFVFRP